The following proteins come from a genomic window of Anopheles ziemanni chromosome 3, idAnoZiCoDA_A2_x.2, whole genome shotgun sequence:
- the LOC131286637 gene encoding gastrula zinc finger protein XlCGF7.1-like, protein MEANSENKKQILVKLEIEPVEELRVEKKLDSVLFLRKVQFLDDKDNEIHSTDDGILFEPTDEAWYSDLLPKKSGRFQAQRKYTFCDLCNKFVRTITEHRRMHLNIRSQQCPYCQKSFVHRSNFLMHLNIHTRERVYKCTVCNSEFNSPQGLNQHLETHMVAKHECPQCGHRFGRKSYLRIHQQRVHEPKIKYKCLVCDKQFPNVEQMDKHMIVHNNQTLFPCEVCRRPYKAKKNLLRHMRMAHPECENT, encoded by the exons ATGGAGGCAAATAGTGAGAATAAGAAACAAATCTTAGTGAAGCTTGAAATAGAACCTGTGGAAGAGTTACGTGTGGAAAAGAAATTGGATAGTGTCTTATTTCTACGGAAGGTGCAGTTCCTCGACGACAAGGATAatgaaatacattctacggacGATGGAATTTTATTCGAACCTACTGATGAAGCGTGGTACAGTGATCTGCTACCAAAGAAAAGTGGCAGATTCCAAGCACAAagaaaatatacattttgtgACTTGTGCAACAAATTTGTACGCACTATAACCGAGCATCGGCGAATGCACTTGAATATACGATCACAGCAATGTCCTTATTGCCAGAAGTCGTTTGTGCATCGCTCAAATTTCCTCATGCACCTTAACATTCACAcccgggaacgggtttacAAATGTACCGTGTGCAACAGTGAGTTTAATAGTCCTCAAGGTTTGAATCAACACCTCGAAACACACATGGTCGCAAAACACGAGTGCCCTCAGTGTGGCCATCGGTTCGGTCGCAAGTCATACCTTCGCATCCACCAGCAAAGAGTACATGAGCCTAAAATAAAGTACAAGTGCCTCGTTTGTGATAAACAATTTCCCAACGT CGAACAGATGGATAAACATATGATAGTACACAACAATCAAACTTTGTTTCCGTGCGAAGTCTGCCGACGACCTtataaagcgaaaaaaaatcttctccGGCACATGCGAATGGCACATCCAGAATGTGAAAATACCTAG
- the LOC131285894 gene encoding zinc finger protein 679-like, whose product MSNPGSDHQEHAILEKEASFSLVQIIQDYLAITIDEPPIGALICIDCLKTIREWHFFREKCLENERLCLKREIKYEVLFTSDVPGIAQNTVCTTLNVIPQQQTNLDEIPIIECKDTEEKEDYNSESAATEIETRPLAKKECFTNKRSDSRNSNRKSGKKISSRQRIAAESTHGLEIKKRQGRSKLRNNKSDGQTSNPISPKSEKQRIVPKICAVCGMARTDMAAHMRWHNNERPYQCPHCPRAFSNCSNLKNHINLHTREKMYKCDLCDKEFPSSTARGKHRETHATINAHQCAICGKTFKYTASWARHKIIHTAEPKVKCTFCEMVFLTKTRLRKHLLVHTDSKPFVCGICNRPFNRKDNLKVHMKTHLKTSGSNTKKDQQENSLVEVGSKECSNADTKEQFISNSPSIKR is encoded by the exons ATGTCAAATCCCGGCTCTGATCACCAAGAACACGCGATATTAG AAAAAGAAGCGTCTTTTTCACTCGTCCAAATCATTCAGGATTATTTGGCCATAACC aTTGATGAACCCCCCATCGGGGCACTAATATGCATAGATTGTTTGAAGACTATCAGAGAATGGCACTTTTTTCGGGAAAAATGTTTAGAAAACGAGCGTCTTTGCCTGAAGCGTGAGATAAAATATGAAGTATTGTTCACGTCCGATGTCCCCGGCATTGCTCAGAATACTGTGTGCACTACATTGAATGTAATTCCGCAGCAGCAAACCAATCTCGATGAAATACCCATCATTGAATGTAAGGATACAGAGGAAAAGGAGGATTACAACTCTGAATCTGCAGCTACAGAGATAGAAACAAGGCCATTAGCTAAGAAGgaatgttttacaaacaaacgTTCTGATTCGAGAAATTCAAACAGGAagagtggaaagaaaatttctTCTCGCCAGCGCATTGCTGCTGAATCTACCCATGGATTGGAGATTAAGAAGAGACAAGGACGTTCAAAGTTACGCAACAATAAAAGTGATGGGCAGACGAGTAATCCGATAAGTCCGAAGAGTGAAAAGCAACGGATTGTGCCCAAAATTTGTGCGGTTTGCGGTATGGCACGCACCGATATGGCAGCTCACATGCGGTGGCACAACAACGAACGACCGTACCAGTGCCCGCACTGTCCAAGAGCTTTTAGTAATTGCTCAAATCTAAAAAATCACATAAACTTACACACTCGTGAGAAAATGTACAAATGTGACCTTTGCGATAAAGAATTTCCTAGCTCGACGGCGAGAGGGAAACATCGGGAAACGCATGCAACAATCAATGCACATCAATGTGCCATTTGCGGAAAAACATTCAAGTACACAGCATCATGGGCAAGGCATAAAATTATTCATACAGCAGAGCCAAAAGTTAAATGCACGTTTTGCGAAATGGTGTTTCTAACAAA GACCAGGCTTAGGAAACATTTGCTCGTTCATACAGACTCGAAGCCATTCGTTTGCGGAATATGCAATCGCCCTTTCAATAGAAAAGACAATCTCAAAGTTCACATGAAAACGCACCTTAAAACTAGTGGATCGAACACAAAGAAAGACCAGCAGGAAAACAGTCTTGTGGAAGTAGGAAGTAAAGAATGCAGTAATGCAGACACAAAGGAGCAATTTATATCTAATTCGCCGTCCATCAAGAGATAA
- the LOC131286634 gene encoding zinc finger protein 62 homolog → MAAGTRKPVEICRFCLNLDNLTPLSKLAKASFTIQDVEHFTGIQLSPEAKRLSAICDQCTAVVKNSVTFRTNCLKYDIFFKELFSSENKWNLMEDNSSEQSIEFLEDPKNSIETVLIKGEIDELVTISDEDEDNKNTEEIPKPIDGRESETNATVANVPTKKKKIFRHKPQLCGVCGKFIVNLTAHSRNHDKEKRYSCPQCPVKMSNETNLKRHIDTVHEKKIIINCEVCAIGFTHKNTYLSHMMSRHGIGKTYECEICNKQFKYYSTYNSHVNTWHKRVREFACLTCGMKFKARVDLKKHQRVHSSDKPYACERCPKRFKSSYARKIHQTTHDGVRFKCTMCEKSYSYKSLLSIHYKKDHSDQLIDASSV, encoded by the exons ATGGCCGCTGGAACACGAAAACCTGTCGAAATCTGTAGGTTTTGTTTGAACCTGGATAATTTGACGCCCTTATCGAAATTAGCAAAGGCTTCGTTCACTATCCAGGATGTAGAACATTTTACTGGCATTCAA CTTTCGCCAGAGGCAAAACGGTTGTCTGCAATTTGTGATCAATGTACCGCAGTTGTGAAAAACTCAGTGACTTTCCGAACCAATTGCTTGAAATACGACATCTTCTTCAAAGAGCTGTTTAGTagcgaaaacaaatggaacCTAATGGAAGACAACAGTTCCGAACAGTCCATTGAATTCTTGGAAGATCCAAAGAACTCGATCGAAACTGTATTGATCAAGGGAGAAATTGACGAATTGGTAACGATCTCAGATGAAGATGAAGATAACAAAAACACAGAAGAAATCCCAAAACCAATCGATGGAagagaaagtgaaacaaatgccaCTGTAGCAAATGTTCcaacgaaaaagaagaaaatattcaGACACAAACCACAATTGTGTGGTGTATGTGGCAAATTTATTGTGAATTTAACTGCACATTCTAGAAATCATGACAAGGAGAAAAGGTACAGTTGTCCACAATGCCCAGTTAAAATGAGCAATGAAACCAATTTGAAAAGGCACATAGATACGgtgcatgaaaagaaaataataattaattgcGAAGTATGTGCTATTGGATTTACCCATAAGAACACTTACTTATCTCACATG ATGTCGCGTCATGGAATTGGCAAAACGTATGAATGCGAGATCTGCAATAAGCAATTTAAATACTATTCGACGTACAATTCGCATGTGAATACATGGCACAAGAGAGTAAGAGAATTTGCTTGTTTGACTTGTGGCATGAAATTCAAAGCAAG AGTCGATTTGAAAAAGCACCAGCGTGTGCATTCTTCCGATAAACCTTATGCATGTGAGCGGTGTCCCAAGCGTTTCAAGAGTTCATATGCTAGAAAAATCCATCAGACAACGCACGACGGAGTTCGATTTAAGTGCACCATGTGTGAAAAATCCTATAGTTACAAAAGCCTCTTATCTATTCACTATAAAAAAGATCATTCCGATCAACTGATAGATGCCTCAAGCGTTTAA
- the LOC131288145 gene encoding uncharacterized protein LOC131288145 has translation MKGKTNQQSVPESGLGDVENSELIEHENESSGLEDNSEDEGSGNRFIDYKRKYKDLKRKVKVLVYENVYFQNNLQSSQRRLLKVTRDCSFLLDRLLVYERPELSSSDNDLTDSSDDSSKLEPTSKRRKTESTSTQGGAPVKIPGAQIRRSKKGAKKQQAPLPQERQHPNASYRSHLPGSSLIKPTNLQISSAASTGQLRSAQCYTTSQESSLTKEEIERHLESRQKLPEVVPEGELPTDMFNNSPASDSNDHMDDTSPSNLAEDCLSVYSQ, from the exons ATGAAAGGTAAAACGAATCAACAAAGTGTGCCAGAGTCGGGTTTGGGTGATGTTGAAAATAGCGAACTGATTGAACACGAAAACGAGAGTAGTGGCCTAGAAGACAACAGTGAAGATGAAGGTTCTGGTAATCGTTTCAttgattacaaaagaaaatataaggATTTAAAGCGAAAAGTTAAAGTTCTTGTTTAT GAAAATGTTTACTTTCAAAACAATCTGCAGAGCAGTCAGCGGCGCCTGCTTAAAGTAACGCGAGACTGCTCATTTCTTCTCGATCGCTTGCTGGTTTACGAACGGCCAGAGCTTTCGTCATCCGATAACGACCTGACCGATTCTTCGGATGATTCATCTAAACTAGAACCAACTTCAAAACGGCGTAAAACCGAATCAACCTCAACGCAAGGTGGTGCGCCAGTGAAAATTCCTGGTGCTCAAAttagaagaagcaaaaaaggagCTAAGAAACAACAGGCGCCACTTCCCCAAGAAAGGCAACATCCTAACGCTTCCTATCGCTCACATCTGCCAGGAAGTTCGTTAATAAAACCGACAAATCTGCAGATATCGTCTGCTGCTAGCACAGGTCAGCTCAGATCCGCACAGTGCTACACCACGTCGCAAGAAAGTTCTCTTACGAAAGAAGAAATAGAGAGACACCTGGAGTCGCGTCAAAAACTGCCCGAGGTAGTTCCAGAGGGTGAACTACCAACAGACATGTTCAACAATAGTCCCGCGAGCGATTCCAACGACCATATGGATGATACATCGCCTAGCAATCTTGCGGAAGATTGCCTCTCCGTGTACagccaataa
- the LOC131286112 gene encoding peptide chain release factor 1-like, mitochondrial, whose product MIFRNMLRVVNTSRYFQSLRKELRTTGNNPWMLIAGRRSCFTSQANNDALNISDDRIQKYLERLRLEYYSLKVQEQRTKQSIQRMLLLSNVVEMFEQRKIIVENLTSLKELKEDKDDDMQQLLKEEREAYGSILVRLDSEIMNGILSMDDEEDYGSLIMEVTAGVGGQEAMLFARELFDMYCGYVDYKGWDVEMLDCEDTDIGGTRHATTIISSPEAYRYLKYEGGVHRVQRIPATEKSGRIHTSTVTVSVIPRPDDFEVDLKEKDLKIETKRASGAGGQHVNTTDSAVRIVHLPTGIAVECQTERSQVKNREIAKQKLVAKLTQLELEARFSSTQALKKSQVGQSLRNEKIRTYNFNQDRITDHRVEGGTVHNLKGFLEGGEELDSMIEKLRRAQRRKQLMDIIQRES is encoded by the coding sequence ATGATCTTCAGAAATATGTTGCGCGTAGTAAATACCAGCCGTTATTTCCAATCTCTTCGGAAGGAATTGCGAACAACCGGCAATAACCCGTGGATGCTCATAGCTGGTAGAAGAAGTTGCTTTACTTCGCAGGCCAACAATGATGCGCTCAATATTTCTGACGATAGAATACAAAAGTATTTGGAACGCCTTCGACTTGAATATTATTCGCTGAAGGTACAGGAGCAGCGTACGAAGCAGAGTATTCAACGAATGCTACTGTTATCAAACGTTGTGGAAATGTTCGAGCAGCGCAAAATCATTGTGGAAAATTTAACCTCTCTCAAAGAGCTGAAGGAAGATAAGGATGATGATATGCAACAGCTGCTCAAAGAGGAACGTGAGGCATATGGTAGTATCCTGGTGAGGTTGGATAGCGAAATCATGAACGGCATACTTTCAATGGACGACGAGGAAGACTATGGATCGCTGATCATGGAAGTAACGGCGGGTGTCGGCGGTCAGGAGGCGATGCTATTTGCTAGAGAATTGTTCGATATGTACTGTGGCTACGTTGACTACAAAGGCTGGGATGTCGAAATGCTGGATTGCGAGGATACAGATATTGGTGGAACGCGCCATGCGACAACTATTATCAGTAGCCCGGAAGCTTACCGTTACTTGAAGTACGAAGGTGGCGTCCATCGAGTGCAACGAATTCCGGCAACAGAAAAATCGGGACGAATACATACCAGCACCGTGACGGTATCCGTCATTCCGCGGCCGGATGACTTCGAGGTTGACCTTAAGGAGAAGGACCTTAAGATTGAAACAAAGCGCGCCAGTGGTGCAGGCGGCCAACATGTTAACACTACGGACAGTGCAGTTCGTATCGTGCACCTACCAACAGGTATTGCGGTAGAGTGCCAAACCGAACGATCGCAGGTGAAAAATCGTGAAATCGCTAAACAAAAGCTGGTTGCTAAACTAACGCAGCTCGAACTTGAGGCCAGGTTTAGCAGCACTCAGGCGCTTAAGAAGTCACAAGTTGGACAAAGTTTACGCAACGAAAAGATCCGCACGTACAACTTTAACCAGGACCGCATTACCGACCATCGGGTAGAGGGAGGTACCGTTCACAATTTGAAAGGTTTTCTTGAAGGTGGCGAAGAACTAGATTCAATGATTGAAAAGCTCCGGCGTGCGCAAAGACGTAAACAACTTATGGATATAATTCAGCGAGAATCTTAA
- the LOC131286113 gene encoding exosome complex component RRP41 yields the protein MELLSDQGLRLDGRRANELRHIQCKLGVFSQPDGSAYIEQGNTKVLAAVYGPHQASSKKGSHEEVTVNCQYSMATFSTGERKKRPRGDRKSQEMTIHLKQALSASIKTELYPRSQIDVYIEVLQADGGNYCASVNAATLALIDAGICLKEYVCACTASLANGNVPLMDVSHLEETSGGPTLTVASLPSSGKIAFMEMSQRFHLDHLPKVLETALSGCREIQNVIDRAVREHVTQLGQAGGWGSVNK from the coding sequence ATGGAATTACTTTCCGATCAGGGACTTCGATTAGACGGACGCCGAGCTAACGAACTACGCCATATACAGTGTAAGTTAGGTGTGTTTAGTCAACCAGATGGCAGTGCGTACATTGAACAAGGCAACACGAAAGTACTGGCCGCCGTCTATGGTCCACATCAAGCTTCGTCCAAGAAAGGCAGCCACGAAGAAGTGACCGTGAACTGCCAGTACAGTATGGCAACATTCTCTAccggagaaagaaagaagaggcCACGGGGTGATAGGAAATCACAAGAAATGACCATCCATTTGAAGCAAGCCCTGAGCGCATCTATCAAGACGGAACTATACCCACGATCGCAGATCGATGTTTACATCGAGGTGCTGCAGGCGGACGGAGGAAACTACTGTGCTTCGGTGAATGCGGCCACACTAGCCCTAATTGATGCCGGCATTTGTCTCAAGGAATACGTCTGCGCTTGCACCGCTTCGCTAGCGAATGGAAACGTTCCTTTAATGGATGTTTCACATCTGGAGGAAACAAGTGGAGGTCCCACACTCACCGTTGCATCCCTCCCAAGTAGCGGTAAAATTGCATTCATGGAAATGTCCCAACGGTTTCATCTCGACCATTTACCGAAAGTTTTAGAAACGGCACTTAGCGGTTGCCGCGAGATACAGAATGTTATAGATCGAGCTGTTCGAGAGCACGTAACGCAACTGGGTCAAGCTGGAGGATGGGGAAGCGTCAATAAATAG
- the LOC131288346 gene encoding putative leucine-rich repeat-containing protein DDB_G0290503: MLKMSFSKAKLKRFNDVPAVSSPSAFAEPKEKDVPKKLKKEDKIKVGGSMDAESIKTTRSALSLFRTPSLPRRLKFKHISDLTPKKASGKEEKANRLAAEDPLKPSGASGEKSMESGISKLPPIVQLYNKIDVNKEALGKAREENEELKGKIRELRAEQYRAEVERLNLLAEKDHQIELLERELTSITKADELLQNIAEGCLEKVKEYEREIQGLHQSYEKQLCEMHDAKVELEIRYDELLESHRLLREDHDVMEGENLFLNEETGALREILEATDMELQRKGDEVQAMQDSLDELIVEGRELKEQVRYLKAQAEEDMMRYVEEGRNTIREIDQLKQDNARLLASLSERDAIVAGMQEELNERQFEMDDLRADIRNEFSQELAATVKKYEQQIATITELNEMKIRECESIFVLEKSKLIKEHSDRIKQLEKDQLREIERIGEQAEEKIRIADIQNEERVKALELSIQGSISAALASEKQHWQKELDKCQKIAETEIMQCEFEKRDLRTLWEASNEVIKDNECKIAELERRLQLELQVPGGKSRDELEAELRELALECSRVKTEKYNYQLTLNNTRSTVNILMERLKKSDSDVELLKAELEQVLRNKTEMETDNNKLREEITEYQRVLGALRASSSLLEKEMREKEVVFEKLMNSEEDAILTVSQIGKLFSDRMEAGMGRYLEMYEDLKKKHDAREAYIQDLKALLDEFANGIELARIELDTKDKKIFDLENENKNIKLENMTFRFKCEQFEKYNNQNENQNPQPPSEVQSEDDERLVPNFLIENIINQLEQEGVCANVTDNSALETIHELMVDGNGILPVDPSCKSVMNDKIKQPQQTLCIAEDIGKENQNNRQNVKNVESSKDQQQLKAKIAKLQELNRKQESTIINLQQQLSSFDSPQKLNTSSKFLSATASPKTPKKMIVSPFPGKENRSPAQVGVYSPRTNVLRARNN; the protein is encoded by the exons ATGTTGAAGATGTCGTTTTCAAAGGCGAAGTTGAAGAGATTTAACGATGTGCCAG CCGTTTCTTCTCCTTCGGCGTTCGCGGAACCGAAAGAGAAAGATGTGCctaagaaattgaaaaaggaaGATAAAATCAAGGTCGGTGGAAGTATGGACGCTGAGTCGATTAAAACGACCCGAAGTGCCCTAAGTCTGTTCCGGACACCTTCGTTGCCTCGTCGGCTCAAATTTAAGCACATCTCCGACCTGACACCCAAAAAAGCGTCCGGTAAGGAGGAAAAAGCCAATCGCCTTGCCGCAGAGGACCCGCTGAAGCCGTCCGGTGCGTCTGGTGAGAAGAGCATGGAAAGTGGCATCAGCAAGCTGCCCCCGATCGTACAACTGTACAACAAGATCGACGTCAATAAGGAGGCACTCGGAAAGGCACGCGAAGAAAACGAGGAGCTGAAGGGTAAGATTCGGGAGCTGCGTGCCGAGCAGTATCGGGCGGAAGTGGAGCGGCTGAACCTGCTGGCCGAAAAGGACCACCAGATCGAGCTGCTGGAGCGCGAGCTGACGAGCATCACGAAGGCGGATGAGCTGTTGCAGAACATTGCGGAGGGATGTCTGGAGAAGGTGAAGGAGTACGAGCGGGAAATTCAAGGACTGCATCAGAGCTACGAGAAGCAACTGTGCGAGATGCACGATGCCAAGGTGGAGCTGGAGATCCGGTACGATGAGCTGCTGGAGTCGCACCGGCTGCTCCGGGAGGACCACGATGTCATGGAAGGGGAGAATCTCTTCCTGAACGAGGAAACGGGCGCACTTCGCGAAATTCTCGAAGCAACGGATATGGAACTGCAACGCAAGGGCGACGAGGTGCAGGCGATGCAGGACAGTTTGGATGAGTTGATTGTAGAGGGGCGTGAGCTGAAGGAACAGGTGCGATACCTCAAAGCCCAGGCCGAGGAGGACATGATGCGATACGTCGAGGAAGGTCGAAACACGATCCGTGAGATCGATCAGCTGAAGCAGGACAATGCCCGGCTGCTGGCGTCCCTGTCCGAGCGTGACGCCATCGTTGCGGGTATGCAGGAGGAACTGAACGAGCGCCAGTTCGAGATGGACGATTTGCGTGCCGACATCCGGAACGAGTTCAGTCAGGAGTTGGCTGCAACGGTCAAGAAGTACGAGCAGCAGATTGCCACCATAACCGAGCTGAACGAGATGAAGATCCGCGAGTGTGAATCGATCTTTGTGCTGGAGAAGTCGAAGCTAATCAAGGAACACTCCGACCGGATAAAGCAGCTGGAGAAGGACCAGCTGCGTGAAATCGAGCGAATCGGTGAGCAGGCGGAGGAGAAGATTCGCATCGCGGACATCCAGAACGAGGAGCGCGTAAAGGCGCTGGAACTATCGATCCAGGGATCAATCTCGGCGGCGCTCGCTAGCGAGAAGCAACACTGGCAGAAGGAGTTGGACAAGTGTCAGAAAATTGCCGAAACGGAAATCATGCAGTGCGAGTTTGAGAAGCGTGACTTGCGCACCCTCTGGGAGGCTTCCAACGAGGTAATCAAGGACAACGAGTGCAAGATAGCGGAGCTGGAGCGCCGCCTGCAGCTGGAATTGCAGGTACCGGGTGGAAAATCTCGTGACGAGCTAGAGGCGGAGCTGCGTGAGTTGGCATTGGAATGTTCCCGGGTGAAAACGGAGAAGTACAACTACCAGCTGACGCTCAACAACACGCGTTCCACCGTGAACATCTTGATGGAGCGACTGAAAAAATCGGACAGCGATGTAGAGCTGCTAAAGGCCGAACTGGAGCAGGTCCTGCGCAACAAGACCGAAATGGAGACGGATAACAACAAGCTGCGCGAGGAGATCACCGAGTACCAGCGGGTTCTTGGAGCGCTGCGTGCCTCCTCCAGCCTGCTCGAGAAGGAGATGCGCGAGAAAGAGGTTGTGTTCGAAAAGTTGATGAATTCCGAGGAGGACGCCATCCTGACGGTTTCCCAGATCGGAAAGCTGTTCAGCGATCGGATGGAAGCCGGCATGGGACGCTACTTAGAGATGTACGAGGACCTCAAGAAGAAGCACGACGCCAGGGAAGCGTACATTCAGGACCTGAAGGCACTGCTGGATGAGTTTGCAAACGGCATCGAGCTGGCGCGGATCGAGTTGGACACGAAGGACAAGAAAATTTTCGATCTagagaatgaaaacaaaaatatcaagCTCGAAAACATGACGTTCCGGTTTAAATGTGAACAGTTTGAGAAGTACAATAACCAGAACGAAAATCAAAATCCACAGCCCCCGTCCGAGGTTCAGTCGGAAGATGACGAGCGGCTGGTGCCCAATTTCTTGATTGAAAATATCATCAACCAGCTCGAACAGGAAGGTGTATGCGCAAACGTTACCGATAATTCTGCCCTGGAAACTATCCATGAATTGATGGTCGACGGAAATGGGATTCTGCCAGTCGATCCGAGCTGCAAATCGGTTATGAATGATAAG ATTAAGCAGCCTCAGCAGACGCTATGCATAGCTGAAGacattggaaaagaaaaccaaaataaccgccaaaatgtgaaaaatgtcgAATCCAGCAAGGACCAACAGCAACTTAAAGCA AAAATTGCCAAGCTACAAGAGTTGAACAGAAAGCAGGAGAGCACGATTATCAACTTGCAGCAGCAACTTTCTTCGTTCGACTCTCCACAGAAGTTGAATACTTCGTCCAAGTTTCTATCAGCTACCGCCAGCCCAAAGACACCGAAAAAGATGATCGTCTCGCCGTTCCCGGGCAAGGAAAATCGGTCGCCGGCCCAGGTCGGTGTGTACAGTCCACGGACGAACGTACTACGGGCACGAAACAACTGA
- the LOC131288012 gene encoding trafficking protein particle complex subunit 5, giving the protein MEKINLNLSTRPKASILDKPLSRGKGEVSLSCYALLFSELVQYAQSRASTIPDLQNKLHDMGKDVGSRIIDLYFVRERNSKRETKLINMLLFIKTTLWKTLFGKEADKLEHATDDECTYYIIEKEPLVNKFISVPKDKGSLNCGTFVAGIVQGVLSNCGFTCNVTAHWHKGTTYMVKFEEHVISRDKQLEEK; this is encoded by the exons ATGGAGAAAATAAACCTCAACCTTTCTACTCGTCCTAAAGCGAGTATTTTAGATAAGCCATTAAGTCGTGGTAAAGGTGAAGTTTCATTGAGTTGTTACGCCCTTCTGTTTTCCGAGCTTGTGCAGTATGCGCAGAGCCGTGCCAGTACAATTCCGGATTTACAAAACAA ACTGCACGATATGGGCAAGGATGTAGGAAGTCGTATTATTGATCTATATTTCGTCCGTGAGCGAAACTCGAAGCGGGAAACGAAGCTGATTAATATGCTGTTGTTTATCAAAACCACCCTCTGGAAG ACTTTATTCGGCAAGGAAGCTGATAAACTGGAGCATGCCACCGACGATGAATGTACGTACTACATCATAGAAAAAGAACCATTGGTCAATAAGTTTATTAGTGTTCCCAAGGATAAGGGGTCTCTAAACTGTGGTACATTTGTCGCTGGCATTGTACAAGGTGTACTATCCAATTGTGGTTTT ACTTGCAACGTCACTGCTCATTGGCATAAAGGAACTACATACATGGTCAAGTTCGAGGAGCATGTTATTAGCAGAGATAAACaattagaagaaaaatga
- the LOC131285895 gene encoding probable DNA-directed RNA polymerase I subunit RPA43: MHRTTIAKVTKFSADELKQSANDGVSCVTEVQSNEILSLRPRDCEHIVKGVRRCVMDKVGRYHSKVHGIVLGYAKIRVENTLSAFRTDSPFLHVRATIDYFVFQPRIGSTLRGTVNYVSKEFVSAMIYQVFNVTVKLNGYSKKHGTIIKGSEISFIINACDMKSEIPIIDGELVHTVSAPAVRIKEEPSTASDDANEDSEPDNTTDKGDLHNGMIEVKQEGKPKKSKRTKDAVNCDTSSSAENGHVEQDPMIEEGHLPYDTTKVKIEGSEKKSKKSKRKQNESEETNNSTVVEDDAPKNGDHRSPEPDKDELIQSLFDDMFGNLDEEPSASKKQKNKSKKESNSRKEQTRNGVTLETSDLVDAEKSVSNETPHGKKRKIRFDLNDTITYIKSEPTEEKKRKINK; this comes from the coding sequence ATGCATAGAACAACCATCGCAAAAGTAACAAAATTCTCTGCTGACGAGCTGAAACAGTCTGCAAACGATGGTGTATCGTGTGTGACTGAGGTGCAATCGAATGAAATCCTCAGCTTACGGCCACGTGACTGCGAGCACATCGTGAAAGGTGTGCGGCGCTGCGTGATGGACAAAGTTGGCCGGTACCATTCGAAGGTGCATGGTATCGTGCTCGGATATGCAAAGATCCGCGTCGAGAATACACTGTCCGCATTTCGCACGGATAGTCCGTTCCTACATGTGCGGGCGACCATCGATTACTTCGTGTTCCAGCCCCGGATAGGCTCAACGCTGCGTGGTACGGTGAACTACGTCTCGAAAGAGTTCGTTAGTGCCATGATTTACCAGGTGTTCAACGTTACTGTAAAATTGAACGGGTATTCCAAAAAGCATGGTACAATAATTAAAGGAAGCGAAATTTCTTTCATAATCAATGCGTGTGACATGAAGAGTGAAATTCCCATCATCGACGGAGAGCTCGTTCATACCGTATCGGCCCCAGCTGTACGTATCAAGGAGGAGCCATCAACGGCAAGTGATGATGCCAATGAAGATTCCGAACCAGATAATACGACCGATAAGGGCGATCTGCACAACGGAATGATTGAGGTGAAACAAGAAGGAAAACCTAAAAAATCCAAACGGACCAAGGATGCGGTAAACTGTGACACCAGCAGCTCTGCAGAAAACGGACACGTTGAACAAGATCCTATGATTGAGGAAGGTCATCTGCCCTACGATACGACTAAGGTGAAAATTGAAGGTTCTgagaaaaagtcgaaaaagagcaaaagaaagcaaaatgaGTCGGAGGAGACCAACAACTCAACTGTTGTTGAAGATGATGCACCGAAAAATGGAGACCATCGTTCGCCAGAGCCTGATAAGGACGAACTCATTCAGTCCCTCTTTGATGATATGTTTGGAAATCTGGATGAAGAACCATCAGCCAGCAAAAAACAGAAGAATAAATCTAAAAAGGAGTCCAACTCCAGAAAGGAGCAAACCAGAAACGGTGTTACGTTAGAGACATCTGATTTGGTTGATGCTGAGAAGTCAGTTAGTAATGAAACGCCGCAtggtaaaaaaaggaaaattagaTTTGATCTTAACGATACTATTACGTATATCAAATCTGAGCCcactgaagaaaaaaagaggaagatCAATAAATAA